In a single window of the Blattabacterium cuenoti genome:
- a CDS encoding type IA DNA topoisomerase — MWLASDEDREGEAIAYQIYKTFNIPNEKYRRIVFHEITKEAIFYAIKNPRSIDYNLVYAQQARRIIDRLVGFQLSPILWKKINSGLSAGRVQSVAVRLIVEQEKKIQNLIPSPVYQLYGIFTNSEDKTTFSAKLEKKIEDKKKMKNILTLCSNSTFVVKKIVVKQEKKCPPPPFTTSSLQQEACNKLNYSISKTMFLAQKLYEKGFITYIRTDSTNLSKKILVEIKNFVLSSYGKKYLYIKKFYKKENKLSQEAHEAIHPTVINFNKNYLDSLDIFHKRLYKLIWKRTIAGQMKDAIFEKKDIYIQPSHFKNFFICTKKTVLFDGFMKIFNIEKKEKYNIDILEIKIKKDSFLEKKEIIAKQTIKNHIRRYNEASLVKKLEELGIGRPSTYVPIISTIQKRNYVNIQKISKKIETREIFILKGDSIIKKNDQISETEKNKFFPTEMGILTTNFLKENFYEIINYDFTANLEEKFDNIAKGKQSWIEIIENFYSKFYNKIQYVKNNVNKIDKKRFLGEDPKSGKKIFVKIAKYGPIIQMGEFNNKEKPKFVPLLNKQKIEKISLTEALKILELPKLLGVFEKKDILLKINKYNIYIKHNSKSIPIDEKIFLNNSLNLEEAVNIIINNRNN, encoded by the coding sequence ATTTGGTTAGCTTCTGATGAAGATCGTGAAGGAGAAGCTATAGCTTATCAAATTTATAAAACATTCAATATTCCTAATGAAAAATATAGAAGAATAGTATTTCACGAAATTACGAAAGAAGCAATTTTTTATGCTATAAAAAATCCAAGATCTATTGATTATAATTTAGTTTATGCTCAACAGGCTAGACGAATTATAGATCGATTAGTAGGATTTCAATTATCTCCTATTTTATGGAAAAAAATCAACTCTGGTCTTTCTGCAGGAAGAGTTCAATCTGTAGCAGTAAGACTTATAGTAGAGCAAGAAAAAAAAATTCAAAACTTGATTCCTTCACCAGTTTATCAATTATATGGAATTTTTACTAATTCTGAAGATAAAACTACTTTTAGTGCTAAGTTGGAAAAAAAAATAGAAGATAAAAAAAAAATGAAGAATATTTTAACATTATGTTCAAATAGTACTTTTGTAGTAAAAAAAATTGTTGTAAAACAAGAGAAAAAATGTCCACCTCCTCCATTTACTACATCATCTTTACAACAAGAAGCTTGTAATAAGTTAAATTATTCTATATCCAAAACAATGTTTTTAGCTCAAAAATTATATGAAAAAGGATTTATTACATATATTAGAACAGATAGTACAAATTTATCAAAAAAAATATTAGTAGAAATTAAAAATTTCGTTCTTTCTTCATATGGAAAAAAATATCTATATATAAAAAAATTTTATAAAAAAGAAAATAAATTATCTCAGGAAGCTCACGAAGCTATTCATCCTACAGTTATTAATTTTAATAAAAATTATTTAGATTCTTTAGATATATTTCATAAACGTCTTTATAAACTTATATGGAAACGAACAATTGCAGGACAAATGAAAGATGCTATTTTTGAAAAAAAAGATATTTATATTCAACCTTCTCATTTTAAAAATTTTTTTATTTGTACTAAAAAAACTGTTTTGTTTGATGGTTTTATGAAGATATTCAATATTGAAAAAAAAGAAAAATATAACATAGATATTTTAGAAATAAAAATAAAGAAAGATTCTTTTCTAGAAAAAAAAGAAATTATAGCTAAACAAACTATTAAAAATCATATACGAAGATACAATGAAGCCAGTTTAGTAAAAAAATTGGAAGAATTAGGAATAGGTAGACCTTCTACTTATGTACCTATAATTTCCACTATTCAAAAAAGAAATTATGTTAACATACAAAAAATTTCAAAAAAAATAGAAACACGTGAAATTTTTATATTGAAAGGAGATTCAATTATTAAAAAGAATGATCAAATTTCTGAAACGGAAAAAAATAAATTTTTTCCAACAGAAATGGGTATTTTAACCACTAATTTTTTAAAAGAAAATTTTTATGAAATAATAAATTATGATTTTACTGCAAACTTAGAAGAAAAATTTGATAATATAGCTAAAGGAAAACAATCTTGGATTGAAATTATTGAAAATTTTTACAGTAAATTTTATAATAAAATACAATATGTTAAAAATAATGTCAATAAAATTGATAAAAAACGTTTTCTTGGAGAAGATCCAAAATCTGGTAAAAAAATTTTTGTAAAAATAGCAAAATATGGTCCCATTATTCAAATGGGAGAATTTAATAATAAAGAAAAGCCAAAATTTGTTCCCTTATTAAACAAACAAAAAATAGAAAAAATTTCTCTTACAGAAGCTTTAAAAATACTTGAACTTCCAAAGTTATTAGGTGTATTTGAAAAAAAAGATATTTTACTAAAAATAAATAAATACAATATTTATATTAAACATAATAGCAAATCGATTCCAATTGATGAAAAAATATTTTTGAATAATTCACTCAATTTAGAAGAAGCTGTTAACATTATAATTAATAATAGGAATAATTAA
- the rpsA gene encoding 30S ribosomal protein S1 — MSNQTEEIKKKSSSLYEIQNKKLKDQVNLKTSFDWTKYETHLNNEIQEERKKFEEIYTKTLPKVQELEIYQGIVTHLSDKTIIVDIGFKAEGAIPINEFRENFNIQVGSKIEVMVVKMDYKGQCILSYEKAKMLRNWQRINEAYEKSEVILGFVAARTKGGLIIEIFDIECFLPGSHINVKPVRDYDTYVGKTMEVKVVKINQKTKNVVVSHKVLIERDIEEQRKEMISKLDKGQVLEGKIKNILPYGAFVDLGGVDALLHITDMSWPHINHPTEIVQLEQELKFVVLGVDKDKNRVQLGLKQLQPHPWNSLDKDLKVGSKVKGKVSVLADYGAFIEIIPGVEALLHISEMSWSTDLSSTQDFVQIGDELEAVILTIDRQERKMSLSVKQLTTDPWINIQEKYPIGSKYIGFVRKFKNFGVFLELEQGIYGIIYTNDLSWVKKIKHPSEFCSINDKLEVIILAIDTQARRLNLGHKQLKENPWKKYENIYYVGSIHNGIISNLFDKGAFVKFTEDQEIEAFAPLRFLEKKDGATLKKGEKTHFKVIEFNKETKKIVVSHTSIYRDKDQKKEQRMRNRKFERSTLGDIAGLAKLKEQIEKEKNK, encoded by the coding sequence ATGTCTAATCAAACCGAAGAAATAAAAAAAAAATCATCCTCTTTATATGAAATACAAAATAAGAAACTGAAGGATCAGGTAAATCTAAAAACAAGTTTCGATTGGACGAAATATGAAACTCATTTAAATAATGAGATACAAGAAGAAAGAAAAAAATTTGAAGAAATATATACAAAAACTTTACCAAAAGTTCAAGAATTAGAAATATATCAAGGAATTGTAACACATCTTTCGGATAAGACTATTATTGTAGATATTGGATTTAAAGCAGAAGGGGCCATTCCTATAAATGAATTTAGAGAAAATTTTAATATTCAAGTTGGCAGTAAAATAGAAGTAATGGTTGTCAAAATGGATTATAAAGGACAATGTATTCTTTCATATGAAAAAGCAAAAATGCTAAGAAACTGGCAACGTATTAATGAAGCATATGAAAAATCAGAAGTAATATTAGGTTTTGTTGCAGCTAGAACAAAAGGAGGACTAATTATTGAAATATTTGATATAGAATGTTTTTTACCTGGATCACATATTAATGTAAAACCTGTTCGAGATTATGATACTTATGTAGGAAAAACTATGGAAGTAAAAGTAGTTAAGATTAATCAAAAAACAAAAAACGTTGTTGTTTCTCATAAAGTATTAATAGAAAGAGATATTGAAGAACAGAGAAAAGAAATGATCTCAAAATTAGATAAAGGTCAGGTATTAGAAGGTAAAATTAAAAACATTCTTCCTTATGGTGCTTTTGTAGATTTGGGAGGTGTAGATGCATTGCTTCATATTACCGATATGAGTTGGCCGCATATTAACCATCCTACAGAAATAGTTCAGTTAGAACAGGAATTAAAATTTGTTGTATTAGGTGTAGATAAAGATAAAAATCGCGTACAATTGGGATTAAAACAATTACAACCTCACCCTTGGAATTCTTTAGATAAAGATTTAAAGGTAGGGAGTAAAGTAAAAGGAAAAGTAAGTGTTTTAGCCGATTACGGAGCATTTATTGAAATTATTCCAGGTGTAGAAGCGTTATTACATATTAGTGAGATGTCTTGGTCTACAGATTTATCTTCTACTCAAGATTTTGTACAAATAGGAGATGAGTTAGAAGCTGTTATATTAACCATAGATCGTCAAGAAAGAAAAATGTCTTTAAGTGTGAAACAATTGACTACAGATCCTTGGATTAATATCCAAGAAAAATATCCTATAGGATCAAAATATATTGGATTTGTAAGAAAATTTAAAAATTTTGGAGTTTTTTTAGAATTGGAACAAGGAATCTATGGAATTATTTACACGAATGATCTTTCATGGGTAAAAAAAATTAAACATCCTTCTGAATTTTGTAGTATAAATGATAAATTAGAAGTAATTATCCTTGCTATAGATACTCAAGCAAGAAGATTAAATTTAGGACATAAACAATTAAAAGAAAATCCATGGAAGAAATATGAAAATATTTATTATGTGGGAAGTATTCATAATGGAATAATATCAAATTTATTTGATAAAGGAGCTTTTGTCAAATTTACAGAAGATCAGGAAATAGAAGCTTTTGCTCCATTACGTTTTTTGGAGAAAAAAGATGGGGCTACTTTAAAAAAAGGAGAAAAAACCCATTTTAAGGTTATTGAATTTAATAAAGAAACTAAAAAAATTGTTGTTTCTCATACATCTATTTATCGCGATAAAGATCAAAAAAAAGAGCAACGTATGAGAAACAGAAAATTTGAGAGATCTACTCTCGGAGATATAGCAGGATTAGCTAAACTCAAAGAGCAAATAGAAAAAGAAAAAAACAAATAG
- the rsmI gene encoding 16S rRNA (cytidine(1402)-2'-O)-methyltransferase yields the protein MLYIVPTPIGNLEDFTFRGLRILKEVDLILVENYKTSKKLLNFYNIKTNVNKYHIYNEHKIIPYIIKKIKKGKKLALISNAGTPSISDPGFLLIKSCIQASITIECLPGPTAFVPALVCSGMSTNEFIFIGFLPKKKRKIKLENLSKENKTIILYESPHRLLQTLNEMKYFFGSERNIVVCKEISKYFQNISRGNIEKMILYYQNSKKILGEYTLIIEKNFEK from the coding sequence ATGTTATATATTGTACCTACTCCTATAGGAAATCTTGAGGATTTTACTTTCAGAGGATTACGAATATTAAAAGAGGTAGATTTAATTTTAGTAGAGAATTATAAAACTTCCAAAAAATTATTGAATTTTTATAATATAAAAACTAATGTAAATAAATATCATATTTATAATGAACATAAAATAATTCCCTATATTATAAAAAAAATTAAAAAAGGAAAAAAATTAGCGTTAATATCTAATGCAGGTACTCCAAGTATATCGGATCCAGGTTTTTTGTTAATAAAATCTTGTATTCAAGCTTCTATTACTATAGAATGTTTGCCTGGTCCTACTGCATTTGTTCCAGCATTAGTTTGTTCAGGAATGTCTACTAATGAATTTATTTTTATAGGTTTTTTACCCAAAAAAAAAAGAAAAATTAAATTAGAAAATCTATCTAAAGAAAATAAAACTATTATATTATACGAATCTCCTCATAGATTATTACAAACATTAAATGAAATGAAATATTTCTTTGGTTCAGAAAGAAATATTGTCGTATGCAAAGAAATATCTAAATATTTCCAAAATATATCAAGGGGAAATATAGAAAAAATGATTTTATATTATCAAAATTCAAAAAAAATATTAGGAGAATATACTCTTATAATTGAAAAAAATTTTGAAAAATAG
- a CDS encoding aspartate-semialdehyde dehydrogenase: MKLGIVGVTGMVGRVMIDLLEKRNFPLKELYISASDKSIGKEFFFKKKVYQIISIYDLFLNKPDIVLFSAGSNISKEWAPKFSKEGSTVIDNSSAWRMDPSKKLIVPEINATSLCKEDKIIANPNCSTIQLVMILFPLHIEYGLSRVIISTYQSVTGTGKKALDQLYKEKDGNFSLKVYPHPIYQNVLPHCDHFTNNGYTIEEMKLINETKKIINDYNISITATAVRVPVTGGHSESVNITFKKKPNINHIYEILSKTKGIIVEDNPKKNGYPMPLYANGKDEVFVGRIREDFSFPNSINIWIVSDNLRKGAATNAIQIAEHLIRKKYV; encoded by the coding sequence ATGAAATTAGGAATAGTAGGTGTAACAGGAATGGTCGGACGTGTGATGATTGATCTCCTAGAAAAAAGAAATTTTCCATTAAAAGAGTTATATATTTCCGCTTCTGATAAATCTATTGGTAAAGAATTTTTTTTTAAAAAAAAAGTATATCAAATTATTAGTATATATGATCTATTTTTAAACAAACCTGATATTGTTTTATTTTCAGCGGGATCTAATATATCAAAAGAATGGGCTCCAAAATTTTCAAAAGAAGGATCTACAGTTATTGATAATTCTTCAGCATGGAGGATGGATCCCAGCAAAAAATTAATTGTTCCTGAAATCAATGCGACTTCTTTATGTAAAGAAGATAAAATTATTGCTAATCCAAATTGCTCTACAATACAATTAGTTATGATTTTATTTCCATTGCATATAGAATATGGACTTAGTAGAGTTATTATTTCCACTTATCAATCAGTAACAGGAACTGGAAAAAAAGCTTTGGATCAGCTATATAAAGAAAAGGATGGAAATTTTTCTTTAAAAGTATATCCACATCCTATTTATCAAAATGTATTACCTCATTGTGATCATTTTACAAATAATGGATATACAATAGAAGAGATGAAATTAATAAATGAAACAAAAAAAATAATAAATGATTATAACATATCAATAACAGCAACAGCTGTCCGTGTTCCTGTTACAGGGGGGCATTCAGAAAGTGTTAATATAACATTTAAGAAGAAACCTAATATAAATCATATATATGAAATACTATCGAAAACAAAAGGAATAATAGTTGAAGATAATCCAAAAAAAAATGGATATCCAATGCCATTATATGCAAATGGAAAAGATGAAGTTTTTGTTGGTAGAATACGAGAAGATTTTTCATTTCCAAATTCTATAAATATTTGGATCGTGTCAGATAATCTTCGTAAAGGTGCAGCTACTAATGCTATTCAAATTGCTGAACATTTAATAAGAAAAAAATATGTTTAA
- a CDS encoding toprim domain-containing protein, which translates to MKKNLVIVESPTKACTIQKFLGKNYYVVSSYGHFIDLPEKEIGIKIKDNFKPNYVILSKKKKLFKILKY; encoded by the coding sequence ATGAAAAAAAACTTAGTAATTGTGGAATCTCCCACTAAAGCTTGTACAATACAAAAATTTCTTGGAAAAAATTACTATGTAGTATCTAGCTATGGACATTTCATAGATCTACCAGAAAAAGAAATAGGTATTAAAATTAAAGATAATTTTAAACCAAATTATGTAATACTATCTAAAAAAAAAAAATTGTTCAAAATCTTAAAATATTAA
- a CDS encoding RpiB/LacA/LacB family sugar-phosphate isomerase, with protein MLIAIGSDHTGVYYKYAINNFLIKKGYKIKDFGFSEQGKKVDYPDFIHPTANFVNEGKADFGIIICGSGNGAAMTANKYEKIRAALVWKKEIAILARKHNNANIISLPARFIKKNEIIEIVEIFLETNFEGGRHKIRIKKIPTNPQ; from the coding sequence ATGCTAATAGCAATAGGTTCTGATCATACAGGGGTATATTATAAATATGCGATAAACAATTTTTTAATTAAAAAAGGATACAAAATCAAAGATTTTGGATTTTCAGAACAAGGAAAAAAAGTTGATTATCCAGATTTTATTCATCCTACAGCAAATTTTGTAAATGAAGGAAAAGCTGATTTTGGAATTATCATATGTGGAAGTGGAAATGGCGCAGCTATGACAGCTAATAAATATGAAAAAATTCGTGCAGCTTTAGTATGGAAAAAAGAAATCGCAATTTTAGCAAGAAAACATAATAATGCTAATATCATTAGTTTACCAGCACGTTTCATAAAAAAAAATGAAATAATAGAAATTGTAGAAATATTTTTAGAAACAAATTTTGAAGGAGGAAGACACAAAATAAGAATAAAAAAAATACCTACAAATCCTCAGTAG
- a CDS encoding ribonucleoside-diphosphate reductase subunit alpha, whose protein sequence is METHPIAEKEGWQVGKDFPIWANNELYLTTIKGGYLLDGETPFEAYKRLAKNAAKILKKPKIEGEFFNIFWKGWLIPSTPVMVNLGTEKGLPISCFSGRIGDSMYEIYRKNLEMAILSKHGGGTSYDFSLVRPIGSSIKNGTLGTSDGIIPFIKSYDSAIVASKQGRTRRGAVAIYLNIEHKEYPEFLKIREPKGDINRQCHNVHQGVIISNSFMEKVLKKNGKERILWIDTLKERVQTGEPYLFFKENANKNIPENWKKHGLKIHHSNLCSEIMLPTDENHTLVCCLSSLNLYKYVEWKNTNTVFYAILFLDAVMQEFIDKGKHIQGIEDAVRFAEKSRALGLGALGWHSYLQYNMIPFVSVKSEMLIHNIFRNIQLESQKATKYLAKEYGESEWNVGTGRRNLTLMAIAPNRSSAKLAGGLSQGVEPLAANIYVDDDSKGMHIRKNPYLERILTKNGYNIPEVWEQIANEKGSCLGLTALALSEEQKNVFRCFKEINQLELIKQASIRQKYIDQGQSINLSFHQNAPAKYVNKVHIEAWKIGLKSLYYYRSESILRADTGNRDLYSESLL, encoded by the coding sequence ATGGAAACACACCCTATTGCAGAAAAAGAAGGATGGCAAGTAGGAAAAGATTTTCCTATTTGGGCTAATAATGAATTATATTTAACTACAATTAAAGGTGGATATTTATTAGATGGAGAAACTCCTTTTGAAGCGTACAAAAGATTGGCAAAAAATGCAGCAAAAATTTTAAAAAAACCGAAAATAGAAGGAGAGTTTTTTAATATTTTTTGGAAAGGATGGCTTATCCCTTCTACTCCAGTCATGGTAAATCTTGGAACAGAAAAAGGTTTACCTATTAGTTGTTTTTCAGGAAGAATTGGGGATAGCATGTATGAAATATATAGAAAAAATTTAGAAATGGCAATACTCAGCAAACATGGAGGAGGTACTTCTTATGATTTTAGTTTAGTTAGACCTATAGGGAGCTCCATAAAAAATGGAACATTAGGAACTTCTGATGGAATTATTCCTTTTATTAAATCATATGATAGTGCTATAGTAGCAAGTAAACAAGGAAGAACACGTAGAGGAGCTGTCGCTATTTATTTAAATATAGAACATAAAGAATATCCGGAATTTTTAAAGATTAGAGAACCTAAAGGTGATATTAATCGTCAATGTCACAATGTTCATCAAGGAGTGATAATTTCTAATTCTTTTATGGAAAAAGTATTAAAAAAAAATGGAAAAGAACGAATTTTATGGATTGATACTCTTAAAGAACGTGTTCAAACTGGAGAACCATATCTTTTTTTTAAAGAAAATGCTAATAAAAACATTCCAGAAAATTGGAAAAAACACGGGTTAAAAATACATCATAGTAATCTTTGTTCAGAAATAATGTTGCCAACAGATGAAAATCATACTCTTGTATGTTGTTTATCTTCTTTAAATTTATATAAATACGTAGAGTGGAAAAATACAAATACTGTCTTTTATGCTATTCTATTTCTTGATGCGGTTATGCAAGAATTTATTGATAAAGGAAAACATATACAGGGAATAGAGGATGCAGTTCGTTTCGCAGAAAAAAGTAGAGCTTTAGGTTTGGGAGCTTTAGGATGGCACTCATATTTACAATATAATATGATTCCTTTTGTATCTGTTAAATCTGAAATGCTAATACATAATATATTTAGGAATATACAATTAGAATCTCAAAAAGCTACTAAATATTTGGCTAAAGAATATGGAGAATCGGAATGGAATGTAGGAACAGGAAGAAGAAATTTAACTTTAATGGCGATAGCTCCTAATAGGAGTTCTGCAAAATTAGCGGGGGGTCTTTCTCAAGGGGTAGAACCTTTAGCTGCAAATATATATGTAGATGATGATTCAAAAGGAATGCATATTCGTAAAAATCCTTATTTGGAAAGAATACTCACAAAAAATGGATATAATATTCCGGAAGTTTGGGAACAAATAGCTAATGAAAAAGGATCCTGTCTTGGATTAACTGCTCTTGCTCTTAGTGAGGAGCAAAAAAATGTTTTTAGATGTTTTAAAGAAATTAATCAATTAGAATTAATTAAACAAGCGAGTATTCGACAAAAATATATTGATCAAGGACAAAGCATAAATCTTTCTTTTCATCAAAATGCTCCAGCAAAATATGTAAATAAAGTACATATTGAGGCTTGGAAAATAGGCTTAAAAAGTCTTTACTATTATAGAAGTGAAAGTATTCTTCGTGCAGATACCGGAAATCGAGATTTATATTCGGAAAGTCTGTTATAA
- a CDS encoding polyprenyl synthetase family protein produces the protein MKIILDKVKTIIKKEINEFEKQFVDIIKSNVPLVNQITHYIIHRKGKLIRPIFIFLIAKMLGNVQKKTYHTACLIELIHTATLIHDDVIDNSFLRRGSFSINAIWKNKIAVLIGDYLLSKSLLIATNNNYYDLLKIVCKTIKNMSEGELLQMEKSKKLNITEKIYNQIIYHKTASLIAASCEAGARSVNVDEKTALKMRKFGIFTGIAFQIKDDLFDYDEKKNNFTGKPIGIDLREKKITLPLIYTIQNASEKDQKYILNYIKNYDEKKRCQIINYVKKYGGLEYATKKMIKFRNNALKILEFYPEGTIKETLKIMVNFIVERNQ, from the coding sequence ATGAAAATAATCCTAGATAAAGTAAAAACTATCATAAAAAAAGAAATAAATGAATTTGAAAAACAATTTGTAGATATAATTAAAAGCAATGTTCCTTTAGTTAATCAAATTACTCATTATATTATTCATAGAAAAGGAAAATTAATTCGTCCTATATTTATTTTTTTAATTGCTAAAATGTTAGGAAATGTACAAAAAAAAACATATCATACCGCTTGTTTAATAGAACTAATCCATACAGCTACACTTATACACGATGATGTGATAGATAATAGTTTTCTTCGTCGTGGTTCTTTTTCTATTAATGCTATATGGAAAAATAAAATAGCTGTTTTAATAGGAGATTACTTACTTTCTAAAAGTCTTTTAATTGCAACAAATAATAATTATTATGATTTACTCAAAATTGTGTGTAAAACCATAAAAAATATGAGTGAAGGAGAATTATTGCAAATGGAAAAATCTAAAAAATTAAATATCACTGAAAAAATTTATAATCAAATTATTTATCATAAAACAGCAAGTTTAATTGCTGCTTCTTGTGAAGCAGGAGCACGATCGGTCAATGTAGACGAAAAAACAGCTTTAAAAATGAGAAAATTTGGAATTTTTACAGGTATAGCTTTTCAAATAAAAGATGATTTATTTGATTATGATGAAAAAAAAAATAATTTTACTGGAAAACCTATAGGAATAGATCTAAGAGAAAAAAAAATAACACTTCCACTTATTTATACTATTCAAAATGCTTCTGAAAAAGATCAAAAATATATATTAAATTATATAAAAAATTATGACGAAAAAAAAAGATGCCAAATAATTAATTATGTAAAAAAATATGGAGGGTTAGAATATGCCACTAAAAAAATGATAAAATTTCGCAATAACGCATTAAAAATATTAGAGTTTTATCCGGAAGGTACAATTAAAGAAACGTTAAAAATAATGGTAAATTTTATTGTAGAAAGAAATCAATAA
- the queA gene encoding tRNA preQ1(34) S-adenosylmethionine ribosyltransferase-isomerase QueA produces the protein MRTSDFDFISPLNLLAKYPNQERDESKLMIIHRKNQKIEHKLFKDLHEYFEEGDSIILNNTKVFPARLFGNKEKTEAKIEVFLLRELDSKDRTWDVLVDPARKVRVGNKLNFGSGLTGEVIDNTTSRGRILQLNFNGNHEKIIKKIKELGKTPLPKYMNRQPEKNDEKRYQTVYAKKEGSVAAPTAGLHFSKHLLKKLEIKGINLVEVTLHLGLGSFLPVEVEDISKHKMDSEKCFIDENTCKIINYTKQKKKRICAVGTSSMRAIESSVSSNKNLNPFCGWTNKFIFPPYNFSIANSMITNFHMPKSTLLMMTVAFAGFDLIMKAYRVAIEKKYRFYSYGDAMLIL, from the coding sequence ATGAGAACTTCAGATTTTGATTTTATATCTCCTTTAAATCTTCTTGCTAAATATCCAAATCAAGAAAGAGATGAATCTAAATTAATGATCATTCATAGGAAAAATCAAAAAATAGAACATAAATTATTTAAAGACTTACATGAATATTTTGAAGAAGGAGATTCTATAATTCTCAATAATACCAAAGTTTTTCCAGCAAGATTATTTGGAAATAAAGAAAAAACAGAAGCTAAAATAGAAGTTTTTTTACTTAGAGAATTAGATTCAAAAGATAGAACATGGGATGTATTAGTTGATCCTGCTAGAAAAGTAAGAGTAGGAAATAAATTAAATTTTGGATCTGGATTAACAGGTGAAGTTATAGATAACACTACTTCTAGAGGAAGAATTTTACAGCTTAATTTTAATGGAAATCATGAAAAAATTATAAAAAAAATAAAAGAGTTAGGAAAAACCCCTTTACCCAAATACATGAATAGACAACCAGAAAAAAATGACGAAAAACGTTATCAAACAGTATATGCAAAAAAAGAAGGATCTGTAGCTGCACCTACAGCAGGATTACATTTTTCAAAACACTTATTAAAAAAACTAGAAATAAAAGGGATCAATTTAGTGGAAGTAACTTTACATTTAGGATTAGGAAGTTTTTTACCTGTAGAAGTAGAAGATATATCAAAACATAAAATGGATTCCGAAAAATGCTTTATAGATGAAAATACATGTAAAATAATCAATTATACCAAACAAAAAAAAAAACGAATTTGTGCTGTTGGAACTTCTTCTATGAGAGCTATTGAAAGCTCAGTTTCTTCTAACAAAAATTTAAATCCATTTTGTGGATGGACTAATAAATTCATTTTTCCTCCTTATAACTTTAGTATAGCTAATTCTATGATTACGAACTTTCATATGCCAAAATCTACATTACTTATGATGACAGTTGCTTTTGCTGGTTTTGATTTAATAATGAAAGCATATCGAGTAGCAATAGAAAAAAAATATAGATTTTATTCTTATGGTGATGCTATGTTAATATTATAA
- the gmk gene encoding guanylate kinase, with protein sequence MKKGKMIILSGPSGSGKTTISHCLLSKFPELKFSVSCTTRSIRNNEIHGKDYYFLSINSFFSKIKKYQFAEWEEVYPKLFYGTLKNEIYKIWKSNQHILFDIDVKGGLNLKKQYPNNSLSIFIMVNSIKVLKERLITRYHKNYENDETNINIRLKKAKKENNYAKLFDFVLLNIDLFQTKKKVIQIVSNFIYGK encoded by the coding sequence ATGAAAAAAGGAAAAATGATTATTTTATCAGGTCCTTCTGGATCTGGAAAAACTACGATTTCACATTGTTTACTTTCAAAATTTCCAGAACTAAAATTTTCGGTTTCATGTACTACACGATCAATTCGAAATAATGAAATACATGGAAAAGATTACTATTTCTTGTCTATAAACTCTTTTTTTTCTAAAATAAAAAAGTATCAATTTGCAGAATGGGAGGAGGTTTATCCAAAATTATTTTATGGAACTTTAAAAAATGAAATTTATAAAATTTGGAAATCAAATCAACATATTTTATTTGATATAGATGTAAAAGGAGGATTAAATCTAAAAAAACAATATCCCAATAATTCTTTATCCATATTTATAATGGTAAATTCTATAAAAGTTTTAAAAGAAAGACTTATTACAAGATATCATAAAAACTATGAAAATGATGAAACAAACATAAATATTCGTTTAAAAAAAGCAAAAAAAGAAAATAATTATGCTAAATTATTTGATTTTGTTTTATTAAATATTGATTTATTTCAAACAAAAAAAAAAGTAATTCAGATAGTTTCTAATTTTATTTATGGAAAATAA